One stretch of Chryseobacterium fluminis DNA includes these proteins:
- a CDS encoding DUF6759 domain-containing protein, which produces MKKNNVITLFFILLISHSYAQKNNKNILKSSNIGEIEEYLKKAHPDDPKRIVLKSKIIALKNEEWTKGKKNAKPMEARPIITEIPNRILRKPNSEEAEEFKKLIVLSDKEHKEKTAKILTAMFDEDITSREAIVLFKNNSDCNIVLRIQGQNFYNLAVPAHGENSIVVRKGVYSFSANVCDVKYDSQKDIKKSIFVVLGNPLYKNTGPETAVGKGSELNNSISAGRSATSTSKKKSKP; this is translated from the coding sequence ATGAAAAAAAATAATGTTATCACACTGTTTTTTATTCTATTAATTTCCCATTCCTACGCTCAAAAAAACAACAAAAATATTTTAAAAAGCAGCAATATCGGAGAAATTGAAGAATATCTGAAAAAAGCACATCCGGACGATCCTAAAAGGATCGTATTAAAATCAAAGATTATTGCCCTGAAAAACGAGGAGTGGACGAAAGGTAAAAAGAATGCAAAGCCAATGGAGGCCAGGCCCATTATCACCGAAATCCCAAACAGAATTCTCAGGAAGCCCAATTCAGAAGAAGCTGAAGAATTTAAGAAGCTGATTGTACTGAGTGATAAAGAGCATAAAGAAAAAACGGCAAAAATACTCACCGCCATGTTCGATGAAGATATTACCAGCAGGGAGGCTATCGTCTTATTTAAAAATAATTCAGATTGTAATATTGTTTTAAGAATACAGGGGCAAAACTTCTACAATCTTGCTGTTCCCGCCCATGGTGAAAATTCTATCGTCGTCAGAAAAGGCGTTTACAGTTTCAGTGCCAATGTGTGTGATGTAAAATATGATTCTCAAAAAGATATAAAAAAAAGTATCTTTGTGGTACTGGGCAACCCTTTATACAAGAATACGGGACCTGAAACTGCTGTCGGCAAAGGATCTGAATTGAATAATTCGATTTCTGCCGGTAGGTCTGCTACAAGTACTTCAAAAAAGAAAAGTAAACCGTAA
- a CDS encoding DUF6759 domain-containing protein: MRKLLFSATLSIIVSCSVNYSKYPVKRTSPSPKSINRPSVNTDKEYSDLIKNYKPETTEVLNDLLNGSSDRLRTSISVHNKSACNMVLTISGSGYHKKIPVAAGKIGYAMVQRNQNYTISGMVCGSAYSKKAWVSDSYSITLSNK; the protein is encoded by the coding sequence ATGAGAAAATTACTTTTTTCAGCAACATTAAGTATCATTGTGTCCTGCAGTGTTAATTACAGCAAGTATCCTGTGAAGAGAACCTCTCCTTCCCCGAAAAGTATCAATCGTCCGTCCGTCAATACAGATAAGGAATACAGCGACCTTATTAAAAATTATAAACCTGAGACCACAGAAGTATTAAACGATCTTCTAAATGGTTCATCAGACAGACTCAGAACATCCATATCCGTTCACAATAAGTCTGCGTGCAATATGGTGCTGACCATCAGCGGAAGCGGTTATCATAAGAAAATACCTGTTGCCGCCGGAAAAATAGGGTATGCTATGGTACAGAGGAATCAGAATTACACAATTTCCGGAATGGTTTGTGGCTCCGCCTACAGCAAAAAAGCATGGGTGAGTGATTCTTATTCGATCACACTCTCAAATAAATAA
- a CDS encoding DUF6759 domain-containing protein has protein sequence MKKILLLCSVILFASMSAQSKGKDYSNILKSKNIYEINAFLRDAHPDDPRRTILKPRVMDMMKEYIKNAAPGDMRVKQMQDWLAMLKRRPSTKISFDEMNAIIRQKQIAKYQKELQVGQAAIVYNPSAPQNVYAATAPVAKTVAAIPDTEASEFNMLMGENPTEHKNKTVKILNSLFDNDPNAKECIVMIENKSDCNIIMRMEGIGTTKYRLPVPAHGDNSIVVQKGDYLFTSIVCGAQYASQKTIQKAIIVALGTSKSK, from the coding sequence ATGAAAAAGATACTTTTACTCTGTAGTGTGATCTTATTCGCCAGCATGTCTGCACAAAGCAAAGGCAAAGATTACAGCAATATCCTGAAAAGCAAAAACATTTATGAAATAAATGCTTTTTTAAGGGATGCTCACCCTGATGACCCCCGCAGAACCATTCTAAAACCAAGGGTAATGGACATGATGAAGGAATACATCAAGAATGCAGCTCCCGGGGATATGAGGGTAAAACAGATGCAGGACTGGCTTGCCATGCTTAAAAGGAGACCTTCTACAAAAATATCTTTTGATGAGATGAATGCGATCATCAGGCAAAAGCAGATTGCCAAATACCAAAAAGAGCTGCAGGTAGGGCAGGCTGCGATTGTTTATAATCCCAGTGCACCCCAAAATGTTTACGCCGCAACTGCCCCCGTCGCTAAAACAGTAGCCGCCATTCCCGATACGGAGGCTTCAGAGTTCAATATGCTAATGGGCGAAAATCCTACAGAGCACAAAAATAAAACCGTGAAAATATTAAATTCACTGTTTGATAATGATCCTAATGCGAAAGAGTGTATTGTGATGATTGAAAATAAATCCGACTGTAATATCATCATGAGGATGGAGGGCATAGGAACTACTAAATACAGACTTCCCGTTCCTGCGCATGGTGATAATTCTATTGTGGTTCAAAAGGGAGACTACCTATTCACCAGTATTGTTTGTGGGGCTCAGTATGCCTCTCAGAAAACGATACAGAAAGCCATTATCGTTGCCTTGGGAACCTCAAAATCAAAATAA
- the rpsB gene encoding 30S ribosomal protein S2, with the protein MAKANVKDLLEAGVHFGHMTRKWNPNMAPYIFMEKNGIHIVDLHKTAVKLDEACSALEKLTSAGKKVLFVATKKQAKEVVAKHASELNMPYITERWPGGMLTNFVTIRKAVKKMNSIDKMKKDGTFETLSKKERLQVDRQRANLEKNLGSISDMVRLPSAIFVVDIMREHIAVTEAKKLGIPVFGIVDTNSDPRKVDFVIPGNDDASKSIDMILNIVSDSIKEGQSQRKADKEKSKEEGEKVSAEKDADFDAE; encoded by the coding sequence ATGGCAAAAGCAAATGTAAAAGACCTTCTAGAGGCTGGTGTACACTTCGGTCACATGACTAGAAAGTGGAATCCAAATATGGCTCCATACATTTTTATGGAGAAAAATGGTATTCACATTGTAGACTTACATAAAACAGCAGTTAAATTGGATGAAGCATGTAGCGCTTTAGAAAAATTAACTTCTGCAGGTAAAAAAGTTCTTTTCGTAGCAACTAAAAAGCAGGCGAAAGAAGTGGTTGCAAAACACGCTTCTGAACTTAATATGCCTTATATTACAGAAAGATGGCCAGGAGGAATGTTAACGAATTTCGTTACCATCAGAAAGGCTGTAAAGAAGATGAACTCTATCGACAAAATGAAAAAAGACGGTACGTTCGAAACTTTATCTAAAAAAGAAAGATTACAGGTTGACAGACAAAGAGCTAACCTGGAGAAAAACTTAGGTTCTATCTCTGACATGGTTCGTCTTCCTTCTGCAATCTTCGTTGTAGATATCATGAGAGAGCACATTGCTGTAACAGAAGCTAAGAAATTAGGTATTCCTGTTTTCGGTATTGTGGATACAAACTCTGACCCAAGAAAAGTAGATTTCGTAATCCCAGGAAACGATGATGCTTCTAAATCTATCGATATGATCTTAAACATTGTTTCTGATTCTATCAAAGAAGGTCAGTCTCAAAGAAAAGCTGATAAAGAAAAATCTAAAGAAGAAGGAGAAAAAGTATCTGCTGAAAAAGATGCTGATTTCGATGCTGAATAA
- the rpsI gene encoding 30S ribosomal protein S9: protein MSIVHKIGRRKTSVARVYVKPGSGVITVNGKDAATYFSTDVMVYKLNQPFILSETVGQYDVTVNVFGGGNTGQAEAIRLGISRALCEINAEFRLALKPAGLLTRDARMVERKKPGQKKARKRFQFSKR from the coding sequence ATGTCTATAGTTCACAAAATCGGAAGAAGAAAAACTTCTGTAGCGAGAGTTTATGTAAAGCCAGGTTCTGGTGTTATTACAGTAAACGGTAAAGACGCTGCAACTTATTTCTCTACAGACGTGATGGTTTACAAATTAAACCAACCGTTCATCCTTTCTGAAACTGTTGGTCAGTATGACGTTACCGTAAATGTTTTCGGTGGTGGAAATACAGGTCAGGCAGAAGCTATCAGATTAGGTATTTCAAGAGCTTTATGCGAAATCAATGCTGAATTCAGATTAGCTTTGAAACCAGCTGGTTTACTTACAAGAGACGCAAGAATGGTGGAAAGAAAGAAGCCAGGTCAGAAAAAAGCAAGAAAGAGATTCCAATTCTCAAAACGTTAA
- a CDS encoding T9SS type B sorting domain-containing protein, with product MKKILSFLFIFCIFMFTFAQLDREHWFAPMVDRTGNPNPYQKLYLSTNRTTPFPVSIYNNNILIGTVNISKNNPQKFDVLRDYIITTQQADLFTPTTKGLYVKADFPFYANLRFSVFNHAEIITSKGIPSTGKNFFVASAPITVSNSILNFMTSVLATEDNTTVTISGYKPTVQFSNGTTGATNPTITFILNKGQSYIIDGNGIDTANLDGIIGAKITADKAVSVTNGNFNGQYAGNFPSSSDILMDQSVPVERLGTEFALVKGNGNIGANMEGAIVIATQDNTQIYVNDEIPPVATLNTGQYYVVSDTKYKLQGGNHYNLYLRTSKNAYVYQILAGDSATGNETATGGFNFIPALNCYLPKQINELGFIDENFVHSNNNPSGILNIPTKLNIITEKGAVLTVNGATPPTSTGPFNMTGTTNWVTYGIPNTTGTITIVSNKAIMAGISAGSDAVGYGGFFAGFPTQPVILKSGGDCVPGIVLTVDPIIYDTYQWYRNGAQITGATNSSYTPTQSGNYTCSVTMGSCAPLVTEPYKVLNCMKLSTAVYDVCTTKSVIPAFTVSTQTPVVSTIAITAPPTLGTAAINPVTGTITYTVTNPGTTGTDTFTYTFCGNDPEFPDCETITVTVNIQTLTTTDATLTACNINGQGTFNLTTASVTNNAPVTITYYPSLADAQTENPLTLISSPTAYQAANGTVVYAVVKNNIGCKNIAKITLNLFNLAIVLPSYNGNFCDDNLDGTVTVVLSNITPIVLNNPAYFTSVRYYASITDANAGNNNVLPNNWSYTGNTTIYIRVESPDGCAAVVQPLNFSIGAKIQLIKTSLTMDYCDDNLDGIKSVDLMQFVNQFTADPNVTVSFHGSLTDAQNDFAAISNPVNFAGTQTVYIRFEKTGECPQVASITITIKTPKKSDILADKVICPKTMTTLDAGPGFDSYLWSTGATTPSISNVTAGSYWVDLTSNGCTYRQNVNVTEYPVPAIISIEINDTTVTVGASGGTPPYEYSLDGITWQNSNVFQNVPRGNHVIHVRDSQKCEEVTRTFVIINLINTITPNYDGHNDDIDYSALMGSDHLEFRIFDRYGAEVFRGTPTNRFTWDGKLGGRPVNTATYWYFLSWTEFGDTTTVKYTSWLLVKNR from the coding sequence ATGAAGAAAATTCTATCTTTTTTATTTATATTTTGTATTTTCATGTTTACCTTTGCACAGTTGGACAGAGAACACTGGTTTGCTCCTATGGTAGACAGAACAGGAAATCCTAATCCTTATCAGAAATTATATTTATCGACCAACAGAACGACGCCGTTTCCCGTAAGTATTTACAACAATAATATATTAATCGGTACCGTAAATATCAGCAAAAACAACCCTCAGAAATTTGATGTGCTGCGGGACTATATTATTACGACTCAGCAGGCCGATCTTTTTACGCCTACGACAAAGGGATTATATGTAAAAGCGGATTTCCCATTTTATGCTAACTTAAGATTTTCGGTTTTCAATCACGCTGAAATCATTACTTCCAAGGGAATTCCGTCTACGGGAAAGAACTTCTTTGTGGCCAGTGCCCCCATTACGGTAAGCAATTCCATTTTGAATTTTATGACCAGTGTTCTGGCTACAGAAGATAATACCACGGTTACCATTTCCGGATATAAACCTACGGTTCAGTTTTCCAATGGAACAACCGGAGCTACCAATCCTACCATAACCTTTATATTAAATAAAGGACAATCCTATATTATTGACGGTAACGGAATCGACACTGCCAATCTCGACGGCATTATCGGAGCGAAAATTACGGCTGATAAAGCTGTGAGCGTCACCAATGGTAACTTTAACGGGCAATACGCCGGCAACTTTCCTTCCAGTTCGGATATCTTAATGGATCAGTCTGTTCCGGTAGAAAGACTCGGAACTGAATTCGCCCTGGTAAAAGGAAACGGAAATATCGGGGCCAATATGGAAGGAGCCATCGTAATTGCAACCCAGGACAATACCCAGATTTATGTGAATGATGAAATCCCGCCTGTCGCGACGCTAAACACAGGACAGTATTATGTGGTTTCTGATACAAAATATAAGCTGCAGGGAGGCAATCATTACAACTTATATCTGAGGACGTCTAAAAATGCATATGTGTATCAGATTTTAGCAGGAGACTCCGCCACGGGCAACGAGACAGCAACAGGTGGTTTCAATTTCATTCCTGCCCTTAACTGTTATTTGCCTAAACAAATTAATGAGTTAGGATTCATTGATGAAAACTTTGTACACTCCAATAACAATCCATCCGGAATCCTTAATATTCCTACAAAACTGAATATCATTACGGAAAAGGGTGCTGTTCTTACGGTAAATGGGGCTACCCCGCCTACATCCACAGGTCCCTTCAATATGACAGGAACCACCAACTGGGTCACGTACGGAATACCCAATACCACAGGAACCATTACCATAGTTTCCAATAAAGCCATTATGGCCGGAATCAGTGCCGGAAGTGATGCGGTAGGATATGGTGGATTCTTTGCCGGATTCCCTACCCAACCGGTCATTTTAAAATCAGGAGGAGATTGTGTTCCCGGGATTGTGCTTACCGTTGATCCGATTATTTACGATACCTACCAATGGTACCGGAACGGAGCTCAGATTACCGGAGCTACAAATTCTTCGTACACGCCTACTCAATCCGGCAACTATACCTGTTCTGTTACCATGGGAAGCTGTGCACCCCTGGTTACCGAGCCCTATAAGGTACTGAATTGTATGAAGCTGAGTACGGCTGTTTATGATGTCTGTACCACAAAATCCGTTATTCCGGCATTTACCGTTTCAACACAAACTCCTGTAGTATCTACCATAGCGATTACGGCACCTCCTACACTGGGAACGGCGGCTATTAATCCGGTTACAGGAACTATTACCTATACCGTAACCAATCCGGGAACAACCGGAACCGATACGTTCACCTATACATTCTGCGGAAATGATCCTGAATTTCCGGATTGTGAAACGATAACAGTAACCGTAAACATCCAGACCCTGACGACTACTGACGCTACTTTAACAGCATGCAATATTAACGGTCAGGGAACATTTAATTTAACCACCGCCAGTGTTACCAACAATGCTCCTGTAACGATTACCTATTACCCGTCATTAGCAGATGCCCAAACGGAAAATCCTCTGACTCTTATCAGTTCACCAACGGCCTATCAGGCTGCTAACGGAACGGTCGTTTATGCAGTGGTTAAAAATAATATCGGATGTAAAAATATTGCCAAAATTACGCTCAATCTTTTCAACCTTGCTATTGTACTGCCCAGTTATAACGGGAACTTCTGTGATGATAATCTCGACGGAACCGTAACGGTGGTTTTGTCCAATATTACCCCGATTGTTCTGAATAATCCTGCCTATTTCACAAGTGTAAGATACTATGCCAGCATTACTGATGCAAACGCAGGAAATAATAATGTACTTCCTAATAACTGGAGCTATACCGGTAATACCACCATCTATATAAGAGTAGAGTCTCCCGACGGCTGTGCGGCAGTAGTTCAGCCCCTGAATTTCAGTATCGGAGCCAAAATACAGCTTATAAAAACTTCTTTAACAATGGATTATTGTGATGACAACCTTGATGGTATAAAATCTGTTGATCTCATGCAGTTTGTCAATCAGTTTACGGCAGATCCTAATGTCACGGTAAGTTTTCACGGAAGTCTTACAGATGCACAAAATGACTTTGCTGCGATCAGCAATCCCGTTAATTTTGCAGGCACACAGACTGTTTACATCCGGTTTGAAAAGACCGGAGAATGTCCGCAGGTAGCATCTATAACAATTACCATTAAAACTCCTAAAAAATCAGATATTCTTGCTGATAAAGTGATCTGCCCCAAAACCATGACTACTTTGGATGCTGGTCCTGGCTTTGACAGTTATTTGTGGAGCACGGGAGCAACAACACCCTCTATTTCCAATGTTACCGCCGGAAGCTACTGGGTAGATCTTACGTCCAACGGATGTACCTACAGACAGAATGTAAATGTAACGGAATATCCGGTTCCTGCGATTATTTCTATTGAGATCAACGATACCACAGTAACTGTAGGTGCCAGCGGAGGAACGCCGCCTTATGAATATTCTCTGGATGGAATTACGTGGCAAAACTCTAATGTTTTTCAGAATGTTCCGCGGGGAAATCATGTGATCCATGTAAGAGATTCTCAGAAATGTGAGGAAGTAACCAGAACTTTTGTCATTATCAATCTGATCAATACCATCACCCCGAATTATGACGGGCACAATGATGATATCGACTACTCTGCTTTAATGGGAAGTGATCATCTGGAGTTCAGAATATTTGACCGGTATGGTGCTGAGGTATTCCGGGGGACTCCTACCAACCGTTTTACCTGGGACGGAAAATTGGGCGGAAGACCGGTAAATACCGCTACGTACTGGTATTTTCTTTCCTGGACAGAATTCGGAGATACCACTACAGTAAAATATACCAGCTGGCTACTGGTAAAAAACAGATAA
- the trmB gene encoding tRNA (guanosine(46)-N7)-methyltransferase TrmB, giving the protein MGKNKIARFTENKILPNVIQPTREEALTGFSLKGKWRTEFFKNDNPIVLELGCGKGEYSVGLAKTFPEKNFIGVDIKGARFWFGAKEAVQNNMSNVAFLRSQIELIDHFFAEGEVDEIWITFPDPQIKYRRTKHRLTHPDFLERYKKFLKPGGIIHLKTDSEFLHGYTLGYLQGAGYEIVSAHHDIYGAPEYDPNTPHLRDIRTYYEELFSAKGKTITYIKFKIN; this is encoded by the coding sequence ATGGGAAAGAACAAAATAGCAAGATTCACTGAAAATAAAATATTACCTAATGTAATTCAACCTACAAGAGAAGAAGCGTTAACGGGTTTCAGTCTTAAGGGAAAATGGAGAACGGAATTTTTTAAAAACGATAATCCTATTGTTCTTGAGCTGGGGTGCGGTAAAGGAGAATATTCGGTAGGACTCGCCAAAACATTTCCCGAAAAAAACTTTATCGGTGTAGATATTAAAGGAGCCAGATTCTGGTTTGGCGCCAAGGAAGCGGTGCAGAACAATATGTCCAATGTTGCTTTCCTGAGATCCCAGATAGAGCTGATCGACCATTTCTTTGCAGAAGGTGAAGTAGATGAAATATGGATTACATTCCCGGATCCACAAATCAAATACAGACGCACCAAGCACAGGCTTACCCATCCTGATTTTTTAGAGAGGTATAAAAAATTCTTAAAACCCGGAGGCATTATTCACCTGAAAACAGATTCCGAATTCCTTCACGGTTATACGCTGGGATACCTTCAGGGAGCAGGTTATGAAATTGTTTCTGCGCACCATGATATTTACGGAGCTCCGGAATATGATCCCAATACTCCACATTTACGGGATATCAGAACGTACTATGAGGAGCTTTTCTCTGCCAAAGGGAAAACCATTACCTATATAAAATTTAAAATTAATTAA